In Plasmodium gaboni strain SY75 chromosome 14, whole genome shotgun sequence, one genomic interval encodes:
- a CDS encoding putative splicing factor 3B subunit 2, translating into KKLKKKNAKKIKQNKKNSTLDEVEENTKEETSILNDETYVEYVEEDIDEALYENFEDVFKKFKLNSKDGIEKKEFSEDAQKSYFEDSESDDNDEEDEHRNSMKYKKNISKKAKKLLKRPSVMKLKEFAPKPELVEVWDTTSSDPYFYVWIKCLKNSIPVPQQWCQKRKYLHGKRGIEKIPYRLPPHIEDTKISEIRQAIKEKEEQKSLKQKMRDRVRPKLHTMDIDYQTLHDAFFKYATKPKLVKFAEVYYEGKEFELKKKKFRPGIISEKLRIALNIEPNEPLPWLINMQKYGLPPSFPYLKIPGLNVSSPNDHTSDMAKNIISKDENIDESGNIIYGNFISQHVTDSNNNKYADDFLWGEMDDKYEDEDDAQEEQEENDEEENEEEDNEEDEDEEEDDEVDDEKDEDNEETYYDKERDIYDENEDNINNIEGKVKKKKKKGKKKNIKQTDTNDYEHMDHKNTDINLNQHNEELLKNNYSSGIYSVMTNSKMNTGSYTPYMESGITSVDLTSFISGYDTPKYLHNNNNYINTTNMKPYTILQKEEIPIEHNNLFSSNVRYKINPPQPPPGKPPNLSEGYITPYTNVNTPKTPYVHIEIPNNAPTTTTNIEDVRKELNKFEEISNKVKMVSAQIDPPKKEKKDEKQKKKKKDFKF; encoded by the exons TAAAAAAACTA aaaaagaaaaatgcCAAGAAgataaaacaaaataaaaaaaatagtacATTGGATGAAGTGGAAGAAAACACAAAAGAGGAGACATCAATTTTGAATGATGAAACGTACGTAGAATATGTTGAAGAAg ATATTGATGAAGCTTTGTATGAGAACTTCGAAGatgtatttaaaaaatttaaacTTAATAGTAAGGATGGAATTGAGAAAAAGGAGTTTTCTGAAGATGCACAGAAGTCCTACTTTGAAGACTCCGAATCAGACgataatgatgaagaagatgAGCATAGAAATAGTATGaagtataaaaaaaatatttcaaagaaagcaaaaaaattattaaaaagacCATCTGTTATGAAATTAAAAGAGTTTGCACCAAAACCAGAATTAGTAGAAGTATGGGATACAACTTCAAGTGAtccttatttttatgtatggataaaatgtttaaaaaattctATACCAGTACCACAACAATGGTGTcagaaaagaaaatatttacatgGAAAAAGAGGTATTGAGAAAATACCTTATAGATTACCTCCACATATTGAGGATACAAAAATTAGTGAAATAAGACAAGctataaaagaaaaagaagaacAGAAATcattaaaacaaaaaatgaGAGATAGAGTACGACCAAAATTACATACTATGGATATAGATTATCAAACATTACATGATGccttttttaaatatgcAACGAAACCAAAACTAGTTAAATTTGCAGAAGTATATTATGAAGGTAAAGAAtttgaattaaaaaaaaaaaaatttcgACCTGGTATTATTTCTGAAAAATTAAGAATCGCTCTAAATATAGAACCAAATGAACCTTTACCTTGGCTAATTAATATGCAAAAATATGGTCTACCTCCATCTTTTCCTTACCTTAAAATACCAGGACTAAATGTGTCATCTCCTAATGATCATACATCTGATATGGcgaaaaatattatatcaaaaGATGAAAACATAGACGAATCTggaaatattatttatggAAATTTTATTTCTCAACATGTTACtgatagtaataataataaatatgcAGATGATTTCTTATGGGGTGAAATGGATGATAAATATGAAGACGAAGATGATGCGCAGGAGGAACAGGAAGAGaatgatgaagaagaaaatgaagaagaagataatgaagaagatgaaGATGAAGAAGAGGATGATGAGGTGGATGATGAAAAGGATGAAGACAATGAAGAAACATATTATGATAAAGAAAGagatatatatgatgaaaatgaagataatataaataatattgaaggtaaagtgaaaaaaaagaaaaagaaaggaaaaaagaaaaatattaaacaaaCAGATACTAATGATTATGAACATATGGATCATAAAAATACAgatattaatttaaatcaacataatgaagaattattaaaaaataattattcaaGTGGTATTTACAGTGTTATGACAAATTCAAAAATGAATACAGGATCATATACACCATATATGGAAAGTGGAATTACATCAGTAGATTTAACTTCATTTATATCAGGTTATGACACACctaaatatttacataataataataattatattaatacaacCAATATGAAACCATATACAATTCTACAAAAGGAAGAAATACCTATAGAACATAACAATTTGTTTTCTTCAAATGTAAGGTATAAAATTAATCCTCCACAACCCCCTCCAGGAAAACCACCTAATTTGTCTGAAGGTTATATTACACCATATACAAATGTAAATACACCTAAAACACCATATGTTCATATTGAAATACCTAATAATGCACCTACTACTACTACAAATATAGAAGATGTACGTAAAGAACTAAATAAATTTGAAGAAATTTCGAATAAGGTAAAAATGGTCTCTGCACAAATTGATCCTCCAAAAAAAGAGAAGAAAGACGAAAAAcagaaaaagaaaaaaaaagactTCAAATTTTGA
- a CDS encoding hypothetical protein (conserved Plasmodium protein, unknown function), whose translation MYSSPKEQDISESETHQGEYKNKLSKNNLSSHYSFEKNNTENMSVGQYKNENKLNDFKPMIGNNLISTNISDKDNMVNEDDKNDINNKKNEDDKNDINNKENEDDNNDINNKENEDDKDNINNKKNEDDKDNINNKEHEDDKDNINNKKNEDDKDNINNKEHEDDKDNINNKDKSHNKDTHSNCIVDNKDILLKGGNQNYSDNNEERAVPNNDISQYVNCSEGKNESDPLKNKVQVVEHMDDINKTSNEKQILINKKDLIECINSIEEINSRYQYSLDGDGLLNIETSEVINTLNCKNMSDKENRLIRIKNMRYQNNRRNENIIGDIVVLNDSNKDALYVDLSLNNNRHINFETFEHSGKIISDIYKVLKKNVLKKIIRNKKKKNFYSSNNIKYHPTYQKNISSKTTFTSNALILPGFSKDEDYISLNGNKINKQIIYDYIKKNGICPNIDNTLMLGQDSLKRAIERQRYFFRLSKFYFNKHKNKAYKRLLKQINKKLIIKSDKNFILSNDEFECNSTISEIVEFNKNDLQKELKLYKVRSYDDMDFYILRNKNNLHIHNHKYVKSVYYNKSYYFLYCPNNDDKNISKNPLYYSGGYHNNNQKNVKPRLQNFETNNELIRNNQIEYDRENEQHVSSSLHKNKHITFRDVSVQCNEIRSKNDKPNKDMDIKCYGYYSPYTIPKLNKDEFINLGDIKDFSISEYMSRYMKNNTHDKKHICCLNENMNHRHICDLPNCSHNNHIRHNWNHICNLEHHNEKKYYVEEKSTDNYIQQSTSNINLDDNHKDSNIRCKCLERNMFNNLHVYCANHLSNLPYYYHPLDAYINQNNVHCFYHHFPHCMLYNVNEMNLKKCIGNIDDKNICHMHLNDDESNIYMNKRNTDEYNTVQNSRNRSNIYCNNNDDNKVNKDNKEYGYNSENYCTIDEKNEEEKNMKNQVKKKLKNNAKKKKKMKVKKNKINKKKNNMEKKLMKEIKKFLNKKELLKYIKKNLLSSSSSSSSSSFIKQKSNCRKKSSSTNNKDNDCNQNSFSDIKNSNSLDISCNENNVIPYNKEYNTYYSNSSHLNSFGMKGSCNIIPYSPMIFNNNIDMEYTSKDNEHSDIKNIERYCIKCKDDLRKNKMNYIHSDKLKIKKNNQYKLKDKIKSYLNTLNKNKPKGILRSDIKKYLLFLIRKYYKICKMWLREKMKRRNERFLWYKKWTMKSKNEQEQIYKKYENKKNISKIFKNSNSLNPNILKEDKTIEAQQCINDYENDGIQHSEISNVNYRHDCINKDMTSSQSFIMNHETVDENNNDEYINNVELNIQTERNNFNPISTQKMDDNKIYEESEMDRDAYVHQEQHNIMSNYDNVSRNNQVGLEQSCNTDMLNENNLYHINNNNNNNIINKIEENVDKPLCVESTNKNASFSNIEINDSYKNEELQNVSYVNNNRNFVLNETINYMNNMDNMDNYYYGVNNNMQIYQDNNNLSNDFHQDREVLVNHSNINENNMMHQYSSANYENKYLDMQPFNNYAISNNNINYDIRNSVEDHIESSNSNSLNANFPNIINENYVHENIEDHSHRIRNFVLNNNIKEEEEEEEDICLLNYENNYNAEADQNINITNNDNIRYNNNVSNNYSTNFFKNRGCVYVDGNVNNENIYYGHQNIYVQNLIHEDQNIYEQKNVDMKIDETIPNVVKNNENDRMIENLPSFNLKDTNMEEYELKFDMRSRSISNEEFNFMNINNNNNITITCKKKENEHNMYYIHDDKSEEKVSCNIIKSEEESNKNLVDMNKYNLYYSCKSNEASNVNTKGVITNEEDIMHSNNDNINYINDQNMNSSNIYNNVSNVKEIATNVYNDIQPNDGENLNNPLEEVHFDPNEIDFDNCTNIGNDMYEKGIKFLINLQNSLKTELGLECMKNDENDDDESGSENGDDESGSENGDDESDSENGDDESESKNDGDESESKNDGDESESKNDGENEGENDGENDDENNGEHDDENNGENDGENNGENNGENNGENDDENNGENDGENDGENDKDNDKDNDDENDDESDDGSDDESDDESDDESDDESDDESDDESDDESDEESDEDNNSGNHVQNERNNNPNVYMNHNYIGNAYNNILPYENNNYMANYNGGNDNIKKYNNEQNYNVHNYNMNDNSEQNFNMDNNNMNNDNIRNYNMNHYNMGDNNMNNYDTGNSNIIYYNIIDNNMNNYNMAVDNMNNYNMVDDNIDNYNMVDNNMNNYNTVDDNMNNYNTVDDNIDNYNIVDNNMNHYNMGDNNMNNYNTGNSNIIYYNMVDDNMNKYHTVNDNINNYNTVDDNMNNYNTVDDNINNYDTGNSNIIYYNMIDNNMNNYNTVNDNMYNYNTLDDNIDNYDTRNSNIIYYNMVDNNMNNNNTVNDNMNNYNTVDYNMDNYDTGNSYIIYYNMVDNNMNSNNIVNDNMYNYNMRDINMNNYNTVNDNMNNYNTVVYNMSNYNTVNDNMDNYNMVDNNMNNYNTVVYNMSNYNTVNDNMNNYNTLNDNMNIYNMVDNNMYNYHTVNDNMNNYHTVNDNMNNYNTVNDNMNNYNVHNNNMYNFNAENYNMNLYNQNNIGGNGFNNNGIYNNTNEQENNNFIPHHNEMNNNNHNSYELNEQSPYPNENNYEVNNMYHTYNNQYVQNIGSSTTNRNNMMQRPYNEIHDNLYGRYDDIHNTNASLEFYVNRCNNCQNCSNNTNNNNNTNNSNNNNNNTNNSNNNNNNTNNSNNNNNNNNNNNSNSNNNNNNNDEQNSTINNTLYNTQNLMKEILRLILLKNILVLHTEARRI comes from the exons atgtATTCCTCTCCAAAGGAACAAGATATATCCGAATCCGAGACTCATCAAGGGGAATATAAGAACaaattatcaaaaaataatttgaGTTCTCATTATTcttttgaaaaaaataatactGAAAACATGTCCGTGGGACAATATAAGAATGAGAATAAGTTGAATGATTTTAAACCTATGATAGGAAATAACCTCATTTCAACTAATATTTCAGATAAGGATAATATGGTAAATGAAGATGACAAgaatgatataaataataaaaaaaatgaagatgacaagaatgatataaataataaagaaaatgaagacgacaataatgatataaataataaagaaaatgaagaCGACAaggataatataaataataaaaaaaatgaagacgacaaggataatataaataataaagaacATGAAGACGACAaggataatataaataataaaaaaaatgaagacgacaaggataatataaataataaagaacATGAAGACGACAaggataatataaataataaggATAAATCCCATAATAAAGATACACACTCAAATTGCATAGTTGATAATAAggatatattattaaaagggggaaatcaaaattattcagataataatgaagaaagGGCTGTGCCCAATAATGATATTTCTCAATATGTAAATTGTTCTGAGGGTAAGAATGAATCAGATCCacttaaaaataaagtGCAAGTAGTGGAACATATggatgatataaataagacCTCGAATGAAAAACAAATCCTAATTAATAAGAAAGATCTGATTGAATGTATTAACTCAATAGAAGAAATTAATTCAAGATATCAATATAGTTTAGATGGAGATGGATTATTAAACATCGAAACGAGTGAAGTAATAAATACTTTAAATTGCAAAAATATGTCAGACAAAGAAAATCGTTTAATCAGAATAAAGAATATGCgttatcaaaataatagacgtaatgaaaatattatagGTGACATAGTTGTTTTAAATGATTCAAATAAAGATGCTTTATATGTAGATTTGtctttaaataataatagacATATTAATTTCGAAACATTTGAACATAGTGGGAAGATAATTagtgatatatataaagtattgaaaaaaaatgttttaaaaaagataataagaaataaaaaaaaaaaaaatttttattcaagtaataacataaaatatCATCCTACATATCAGAAGAACATTTCATCTAAAACCACCTTTACAAGTAATGCTCTTATACTACCTGGTTTTTCTAAAGATGAAGATTATATATCCTTAAAtggaaataaaataaataaacaaataatatatgattacataaaaaaaaatggtaTATGTCCAAATATAGATAACACATTAATGTTAGGTCAGGATTCCTTAAAAAGAGCTATAGAAAGACaaagatatttttttagaCTTTCgaaattttattttaataaacataaaaacAAAGCTTATAAACGTCtattaaaacaaataaataaaaaattaataataaaatcTGATAAGAACTTTATACTATCTAATGACGAATTTGAATGTAATTCAACAATATCTGAAATTGTagaatttaataaaaatgatttacaaaaagaattaaaattGTATAAGGTTAGATCTTATGATGATATGgatttttatatattaaggaataaaaataaccttcatatacataatcataaatatgtaaaatctgtatattataataaatcatattattttttgtattgtccaaataatgatgataagaatatttcaaaaaatccattatattattcagGAGGTTATCATAATAACAATCAAAAAAATGTGAAACCACGCCTTCAAAATTTTGAAACAAACAATGAATTAATTCGCAATAATCAAATCGAATATGATAGAGAAAATGAACAACATGTGTCTAGTTCTTTACACAAGAATAAACATATTACATTTAGAGATGTTAGTGTTCAGTGTAATGAAATACGTTCTAAAAATGACAAACCAAATAAGGACATGGATATAAAATGTTATGGATATTATAGTCCTTATACAATACCTAAATTAAATAAGGatgaatttataaatttagGTGACATAAAAGATTTTAGCATATCTGAGTACATGTCAAGgtatatgaaaaataatacacatgataaaaaacatatatgttgtttaaatgaaaatatgaatCATAGACATATTTGTGATTTACCAAATTGTAGCCACAATAATCATATAAGACATAATTGGAATCATATATGTAATTTAGAACATcataatgaaaaaaaatattatgtagAAGAAAAATCAACAGATAATTATATTCAACAGAGCACatcaaatataaatttgGATGATAACCATAAAGATTCTAATATAAGATGCAAATGTTTAGAAAGAAATATGTTCAATAATCTCCACGTTTATTGTGCTAATCATTTGAGTAACCTACCTTACTACTACCATCCTTTAGATGCTTATATAAATCAGAATAATGTACATTGcttttatcatcatttcCCACATTGTATGCTATATAACGTTAATGAAATGAACCTTAAGAAATGTATAGGGAATATAGATGATAAAAACATATGTCATATGCATttaaatgatgatgaaTCGAATATTTACATgaataaaagaaatacaGATGAGTACAATACAGTGCAAAATAGTAGAAATAGGAGTAACatatattgtaataataatgatgataataagGTTAATAAGGATAATAAGGAATATGGATATAATAGTGAAAATTATTGCACAATAGATGagaaaaatgaagaagaaaagaatatgaaaaatCAGGTGAAGAAGAagttaaaaaataatgctaaaaaaaagaagaaaatgaaggtaaaaaaaaataagataaataaaaaaaaaaataacatggaaaaaaaattaatgaaagaaataaaaaaattcttaaataaaaaagaattattaaaatatattaaaaaaaatttattatcttcttcttcttcttcttcttcttcatcttttataaaacaaaaaagtAATTGTAGAAAAAAATCCTCAAGcacaaataataaagataatgATTGCAATCAAAATTCATTTTctgatataaaaaatagCAATAGTTTAGATATATCATgtaatgaaaataatgttataccttataataaagaatataatacTTATTATTCTAATAGTTCTCATCTCAATAGTTTTGGCATGAAAGGTAGTTGCAACATAATACCATATTCTCCTATgatatttaataataacattGATATGGAATATACATCAAAGGACAATGAACATTCtgatattaaaaatattgagAGATATTGTATAAAATGTAAAGATGATCTTCGAAAgaataaaatgaattatattcattcagataaattaaaaataaagaagaataACCAATACAAGCTTAAAGACAAAATTAAATCATATTTAAATACTctaaacaaaaataaacCAAAGGGAATATTAAGATctgatataaaaaaatatttattatttttgatacgtaaatattataagatATGTAAAATGTGGCTAAgagaaaaaatgaaaagaagAAACGAAAGGTTTTTATGGTATAAAAAATGGACAATGAAATCGAAAAATGAACAagaacaaatatataaaaaatatgaaaacaaaaaaaatataagtaaaatatttaaaaattctaattctttaaatccaaatatattaaaagaagatAAGACCATAGAAGCACAACAATGTATTAATGATTATGAAAATGATGGTATACAACACTCTGAAATATCCAATGTAAATTATAGACATGATTGCATTAATAAGGATATGACAAGTAGTCAAAGTTTTATAATGAATCATGAAACAGtagatgaaaataataatgatgaatatataaataatgtagaattaaatatacaaacagaaagaaataattttaatcCTATATCTACACAAAAAATggatgataataaaatatatgaagaaTCTGAAATGGACAGAGATGCATATGTACACCAAGAACAGCATAATATTATGAGCAATTATGATAATGTTTCAAGAAATAATCAAGTAGGATTAGAACAAAGTTGTAACACAGATATgttaaatgaaaataatttatatcatattaataataataataataataatatcattaataAGATAGAAGAAAATGTGGATAAACCATTATGTGTAGAAAgtacaaataaaaatgcTAGTTTTTCAAATATTGAAATCAATGattcttataaaaatgagGAATTACAAAATGTATCTTAtgtgaataataatagaaatTTTGTACTAAATGAAACgataaattatatgaataatatggataatatggataactattattatggtgtaaataataatatgcAAATATATcaagataataataaccTTTCCAATGATTTCCATCAAGACAGAGAAGTATTAGTGAACCatagtaatataaatgaaaataatatgatgCATCAATATTCATCAGCtaattatgaaaataagTATTTAGATATGCAACCTTTCAATAATTATGCcatatcaaataataatataaattatgatataaGAAATTCTGTGGAAGATCATATAGAATCTTCAAACTCTAATTCTTTAAATGCAAATTTTCCTAACattataaatgaaaattatgTTCATGAGAATATAGAGGATCATTCACATAGAATAAGAAATTTTGTTTTgaataataacataaaggaagaagaagaagaagaagaagatatttgtttattaaattatgaaaataacTATAATGCAGAAGCAGatcaaaatattaacataacaaataatgataatataaggtataacaataatgtgtctaataattattccacaaatttttttaaaaatagaGGTTGTGTCTATGTAGATGGAAATGTGAATAACGAAAACATTTATTATGGACAccaaaatatatatgttcaaaatttaatacatgaagatcaaaatatttatgagCAAAAAAATGTGGATATGAAAATTGATGAAACTATACCAAATGTggtaaaaaataatgaaaatgataGAATGATCGAAAATTTGCCTTCATTCAATTTAAAAGATACGAATATGGAGGAATATGAATTAAAATTTGATATGAGAAGTAGGTCTATATCAAACGAAgaatttaattttatgaatataaataataataataatatcacAATTACTTGTAAAAAGAAGGAAAATGAACACAATATGTATTACATTCATGATGATAAATCAGAGGAAAAAGTATCctgtaatattattaaatcaGAAGAAgaatcaaataaaaatttgGTAGATATGAATAAGTACAATTTGTATTATAGTTGTAAGAGTAATGAAGCATCAAATGTGAATACAAAAGGGGTTATTACAAATGAAGAGGATATAATGCACTctaataatgataatataaattatataaatgatcAGAACATGAATAgtagtaatatatataacaatgTATCTAATGTGAAAGAAATTGCTACTAACgtatataatgatatacAACCAAATGATGGAGAAAATTTGAATAATCCCTTAGAAGAAGTTCATTTTGATCCAAATGAAATAGACTTTGACAATTGTACAAATATAGGAAATGATATGTACGAAAAGGGTATAAAATTTTTGATAAATTTACaaaattctttaaaaaCAGAATTGGGTTTGGAATGTATGAAgaatgatgaaaatgatgatgatgaaagTGGTAGTGAAAATGGTGATGATGAAAGTGGTAGTGAAAATGGTGATGATGAAAGTGATAGTGAAAATGGTGATGATGAAAGTGAGAGTAAAAATGATGGAGATGAAAGTGAGAGTAAAAATGATGGTGATGAAAGTGAGAGTAAAAATGATGGTGAAAATGAGGGTGAAAATGATGGtgaaaatgatgatgaaaataatggTGAAcatgatgatgaaaataatggTGAAAATGATGGTGAAAATAATGGTGAAAATAATGGTGAAAATAATGGtgaaaatgatgatgaaaataatggTGAAAATGATGGTGAAAATGATGGtgaaaatgataaagataatgataaagataatgatgatgaaaatgatgatgaaaGCGACGATGGAAGTGATGACGAAAGTGATGATGAAAGTGATGATGAAAGTGATGATGAAAGTGATGATGAAAGCGATGATGAAAGCGATGATGAAAGCGATGAAGAAAGTGATGAAGATAACAATTCTGGAAATCATGTTCAAAAtgaaagaaataataatccaaatgtatatatgaatcataattatataggaaatgcatataataatatccttccatatgaaaataataattatatggCTAATTATAATGGGGgtaatgataatattaagaaatataataatgaacaaaattataatgtTCATAActataatatgaatgataattctgaacaaaattttaatatggataacaataatatgaataatgataatataagaaattataatatgaaccACTATAATATGGGggataataatatgaacaacTATGATACTGGAAATTCCAACATAATTTACTATAATATcatagataataatatgaacaacTATAATATGGCAGTtgataatatgaacaacTATAATATGGTAGATGATAATATAGACAACTATAATATGgtagataataatatgaacaacTATAATACGGTagatgataatatgaacaacTATAATACGGTAGATGATAATATAGACAACTATAATATAgtagataataatatgaaccACTATAATATGGGggataataatatgaacaacTATAATACTGGAAATTCTAACATAATATACTATAACATGGTagatgataatatgaacaagTACCATACCgtaaatgataatataaacaacTATAATACGGTagatgataatatgaacaacTATAATACGGtagatgataatattaacaaCTATGATACTGGAAATTCTAACATAATTTACTATAATATgatagataataatatgaacaacTATAATACCGTGAATGATAATATGTACAACTATAATACACTAGATGATAATATAGACAACTATGATACTAGAAATTCTAacataatttattataatatggtagataataatatgaacaacaataataccgtgaatgataatatgaacaacTATAATACGGTAGATTATAACATGGACAACTATGATACTGGAAATTCTTACATAATTTACTATAATATGgtagataataatatgaacagCAATAATATCGTGAATGATAATATGTACAACTATAATATGAGagatattaatatgaacaaCTATAATACTgtaaatgataatatgaacaacTATAATACTGTAGTTTATAATATGAGCAACTATAATACCgtaaatgataatatggACAACTATAATATGgtagataataatatgaacaattATAATACGGTAGTTTATAATATGAGCAACTATAATACGgtaaatgataatatgaacaacTACAATACcttaaatgataatatgaacatttataatatggtagataataatatgtacAACTACCATACCgtaaatgataatatgaacaacTACCATACCgtaaatgataatatgaacaacTACAATACCgtaaatgataatatgaacaattataatgttcataataataatatgtataacTTTAATGctgaaaattataatatgaatttatACAACCAAAATAATATTGGTGGCAACGgttttaataataatgggatatataataacacGAATGAACAGGAAAATAATAACTTTATTCCTCATCACAATGAAATGAATAACAATAATCATAATTCTTATGAATTAAATGAGCAATCACCTTATCctaatgaaaataattatgaggtaaataatatgtacCATACATATAACAACCAATACGTACAGAATATAGGTTCTTCTACGACGAATAGAAATAACATGATGCAAAGACCATACAATGAAATTCatgataatttatatgGAAGATATGATGATATTCATAATACGAATGCTTCTCTAGAATTCTATGTAAACAGGTGCAATAATTGTCAAAATTGTTCTAATAatactaataataataataatactaataattctaataataataataataatactaataattctaataataataataataatactaataattctaataataataataataataataataataataattctaattctaataataataataataataatgatgaacaaaatagtacaataaataatacacTATATAATACACAAAATCTTATGAAAGAAATATTGCGTTTAATC ttgttgaaaaatattctaGTACTTCATACAGAAGCAAGAAGAATCTAG